The following are encoded in a window of Platichthys flesus chromosome 11, fPlaFle2.1, whole genome shotgun sequence genomic DNA:
- the tubb5 gene encoding tubulin beta-5 chain isoform X1, with translation MREIVHIQAGQCGNQIGAKFWEVISDEHGIDPTGSYHGDTDLQLDRISVYYNEATGGKYVPRAVLVDLEPGTMDSVRSGPFGQIFRPDNFVFGQSGAGNNWAKGHYTEGAELVDSVLDVVRKESENCDCLQGFQLTHSLGGGTGSGMGTLLISKIREEYPDRIMNTFSVVPSPKVSDTVVEPYNATLSVHQLVENTDETYCIDNEALYDICFRTLKLTTPTYGDLNHLVSATMSGVTTCLRFPGQLNADLRKLAVNMVPFPRLHFFMPGFAPLTSRGSQQYRALTVPELTQQVFDAKNMMAACDPRHGRYLTVAAVFRGRMSMKEVDEQMLNVQNKNSSYFVEWIPNNVKTAVCDIPPRGLKMAVTFIGNSTAIQELFKRISEQFTAMFRRKAFLHWYTGEGMDEMEFTEAESNMNDLVSEYQQYQDATAEEEGEFEEEADEDA, from the exons TTCTGGGAAGTGATCAGCGATGAGCACGGCATCGACCCCACAGGAAGTTATCATGGAGACACTgacctgcagctggacaggaTCAGTGTTTACTACAATGAGGCCACAG GAGGTAAATATGTTCCTCGGGCCGTTCTCGTGGACTTGGAGCCTGGCACCATGGACTCCGTGAGGTCTGGGCCCTTTGGGCAGATCTTCAGACCTGACAACTTTGTTTTTG GTCAGAGCGGTGCTGGAAACAACTGGGCCAAGGGTCACTACACAGAGGGAGCTGAGTTGGTGGACTCAGTCCTGGATGTGGTCCGCAAAGAGTCAGAAAATTGCGACTGCCTGCAGGGCTTCCAGCTCACCCATTCTCTCGGTGGAGGAACTGGATCTGGAATGGGAACCCTGCTCATCAGCAAGATCCGTGAGGAGTACCCTGACCGTATCATGAACACCTTCAGTGTGGTGCCTTCCCCCAAG GTGTCCGACACCGTGGTTGAGCCTTACAATGCCACCCTGTCGGTCCACCAGCTCGTAGAGAACACAGATGAAACCTACTGCATTGACAATGAAGCTCTGTACGACATCTGCTTCCGCACTCTCAAACTCACCACACCCACCTACGGAGACCTGAACCACCTGGTGTCCGCCACCATGAGCGGGGTCACCACCTGCCTTCGCTTCCCCGGTCAGCTCAATGCCGATCTCCGCAAACTGGCCGTCAACATGGTGCCTTTCCCTCGTCTGCACTTCTTCATGCCTGGTTTCGCCCCCTTGACCAGCAGGGGCAGCCAGCAGTATCGTGCCCTCACAGTGCCCGAGCTCACACAGCAGGTGTTCGATGCCAAGAATATGATGGCCGCCTGCGACCCACGTCACGGCCGCTATCTGACCGTCGCCGCTGTGTTCCGTGGCAGAATGTCCATGAAGGAGGTTGACGAGCAGATGCTCAACGTGCAGAACAAGAACAGCAGTTACTTCGTCGAATGGATCCCCAACAATGTCAAAACCGCCGTCTGTGACATTCCACCCCGTGGCCTCAAGATGGCCGTCACTTTCATCGGCAACAGCACGGCCATCCAGGAGCTGTTCAAGCGCATCTCCGAGCAGTTCACAGCCATGTTCCGTCGCAAGGCCTTCTTGCACTGGTACACAGGGGAAGGTATGGATGAGATGGAGTTCACTGAAGCCGAGAGCAACATGAATGATCTGGTGTCTGAGTACCAGCAGTACCAAGATGCCActgctgaggaggagggtgaATTCGAGGAGGAGGCTGATGAGGACGCCTGA
- the tubb5 gene encoding tubulin beta-5 chain isoform X2, which yields MDSVRSGPFGQIFRPDNFVFGQSGAGNNWAKGHYTEGAELVDSVLDVVRKESENCDCLQGFQLTHSLGGGTGSGMGTLLISKIREEYPDRIMNTFSVVPSPKVSDTVVEPYNATLSVHQLVENTDETYCIDNEALYDICFRTLKLTTPTYGDLNHLVSATMSGVTTCLRFPGQLNADLRKLAVNMVPFPRLHFFMPGFAPLTSRGSQQYRALTVPELTQQVFDAKNMMAACDPRHGRYLTVAAVFRGRMSMKEVDEQMLNVQNKNSSYFVEWIPNNVKTAVCDIPPRGLKMAVTFIGNSTAIQELFKRISEQFTAMFRRKAFLHWYTGEGMDEMEFTEAESNMNDLVSEYQQYQDATAEEEGEFEEEADEDA from the exons ATGGACTCCGTGAGGTCTGGGCCCTTTGGGCAGATCTTCAGACCTGACAACTTTGTTTTTG GTCAGAGCGGTGCTGGAAACAACTGGGCCAAGGGTCACTACACAGAGGGAGCTGAGTTGGTGGACTCAGTCCTGGATGTGGTCCGCAAAGAGTCAGAAAATTGCGACTGCCTGCAGGGCTTCCAGCTCACCCATTCTCTCGGTGGAGGAACTGGATCTGGAATGGGAACCCTGCTCATCAGCAAGATCCGTGAGGAGTACCCTGACCGTATCATGAACACCTTCAGTGTGGTGCCTTCCCCCAAG GTGTCCGACACCGTGGTTGAGCCTTACAATGCCACCCTGTCGGTCCACCAGCTCGTAGAGAACACAGATGAAACCTACTGCATTGACAATGAAGCTCTGTACGACATCTGCTTCCGCACTCTCAAACTCACCACACCCACCTACGGAGACCTGAACCACCTGGTGTCCGCCACCATGAGCGGGGTCACCACCTGCCTTCGCTTCCCCGGTCAGCTCAATGCCGATCTCCGCAAACTGGCCGTCAACATGGTGCCTTTCCCTCGTCTGCACTTCTTCATGCCTGGTTTCGCCCCCTTGACCAGCAGGGGCAGCCAGCAGTATCGTGCCCTCACAGTGCCCGAGCTCACACAGCAGGTGTTCGATGCCAAGAATATGATGGCCGCCTGCGACCCACGTCACGGCCGCTATCTGACCGTCGCCGCTGTGTTCCGTGGCAGAATGTCCATGAAGGAGGTTGACGAGCAGATGCTCAACGTGCAGAACAAGAACAGCAGTTACTTCGTCGAATGGATCCCCAACAATGTCAAAACCGCCGTCTGTGACATTCCACCCCGTGGCCTCAAGATGGCCGTCACTTTCATCGGCAACAGCACGGCCATCCAGGAGCTGTTCAAGCGCATCTCCGAGCAGTTCACAGCCATGTTCCGTCGCAAGGCCTTCTTGCACTGGTACACAGGGGAAGGTATGGATGAGATGGAGTTCACTGAAGCCGAGAGCAACATGAATGATCTGGTGTCTGAGTACCAGCAGTACCAAGATGCCActgctgaggaggagggtgaATTCGAGGAGGAGGCTGATGAGGACGCCTGA